A region of Myxococcus stipitatus DSM 14675 DNA encodes the following proteins:
- the argC gene encoding N-acetyl-gamma-glutamyl-phosphate reductase, which translates to MTRAHIYILGASGFGGGELLRILSGHPAVAGIRVVSRHHAGAPVHKVHPHLRGLVDATFEAEPDWRWLADSQQPVVFSALGHGELATQFLALEKKWAEVGLADRVLLVDLSSDFRLDHPGRYAGAYGKPHPAPDLLGTFTYGLTEWKREELKGARRIANPGCFATAVQLALLPIASTPGLGLLAVSGVTGSSGSGSLPGEGTHHPTRAHDFRAYKPLEHQHEAEVEVMLVAHGAQRHRLAFVPHSAPMVRGIFATVQFEWPEHGGAVVTQSLTEKFRRYYEGSKFVRIVEGTPRIAAVTGSNFCDISVATKGRSVAVMAALDNLVKGMAGQAVQNFNVSLGLPEDTGLRQAACYP; encoded by the coding sequence ATGACGCGGGCGCATATCTACATCTTGGGAGCCTCCGGTTTCGGCGGCGGCGAGCTCTTGCGGATTCTCTCCGGCCACCCCGCCGTGGCGGGCATCCGCGTCGTGTCCCGGCACCACGCGGGCGCGCCCGTCCACAAGGTGCACCCGCACCTGCGCGGACTGGTGGACGCGACCTTCGAGGCGGAGCCGGACTGGCGCTGGCTGGCGGACTCGCAGCAGCCGGTGGTGTTCAGCGCGCTGGGGCACGGCGAGCTGGCCACGCAGTTCCTGGCGCTGGAGAAGAAGTGGGCCGAGGTCGGCCTCGCCGACAGGGTCCTGCTCGTGGACCTGTCCAGCGACTTCCGGCTGGACCACCCGGGCCGGTACGCGGGCGCCTACGGCAAGCCGCACCCCGCGCCAGACCTGCTGGGCACCTTCACGTACGGCCTCACCGAGTGGAAGCGCGAGGAACTCAAGGGCGCGCGTCGCATCGCGAACCCCGGCTGCTTCGCCACCGCGGTGCAGTTGGCGCTGCTGCCCATCGCGTCCACGCCGGGCCTGGGCCTGCTGGCCGTGTCGGGTGTCACGGGCTCCTCCGGCTCCGGCTCCCTGCCGGGCGAGGGCACGCACCACCCCACCCGCGCGCATGACTTCCGCGCGTACAAGCCGCTGGAGCACCAGCACGAGGCGGAGGTGGAGGTCATGCTGGTGGCGCACGGCGCCCAGCGTCACCGGCTGGCCTTCGTGCCGCACTCGGCGCCCATGGTGCGCGGCATCTTCGCCACCGTGCAGTTCGAGTGGCCCGAGCACGGCGGCGCGGTGGTGACGCAGTCGCTGACGGAGAAGTTCCGCCGCTATTATGAGGGCTCGAAGTTCGTCCGCATCGTCGAGGGCACGCCCCGCATCGCCGCCGTCACGGGCAGCAACTTCTGCGACATCTCCGTCGCGACGAAGGGCCGCTCCGTCGCCGTCATGGCCGCGCTGGACAACCTGGTGAAGGGCATGGCCGGCCAGGCGGTGCAGAACTTCAACGTGTCCCTGGGCCTGCCCGAGGACACCGGTCTGCGGCAGGCGGCCTGCTACCCGTAG
- a CDS encoding ATP-grasp domain-containing protein — MPSRARAVLFGRNPSQYDTFDVEAEAAESLGFDTYQVDLAALLNGNTEHALEAVPKRGGLRLLYRGWMLTEEEYATLDEALSERGHRLMTSPDQYAAALYLPLWYPNLSRYTARSVWTEGTDADEAWRAAQALGPSPWILKDHVKSAKERWEEACFVPAQATREDFARICANLVEERGERFERGLVVRKYLPLKVYGRTPTGPAHLEFRLFFGHGRLLAAEQHHEFDVDTPDFSAFEPLGRRIDSPFFSLDVAMLEDGGWAVIEVNDGGVSGLPPGLDPRVLFEPLLGGSSGLSRSRT, encoded by the coding sequence ATGCCCTCCCGCGCACGCGCCGTCCTCTTCGGGCGCAACCCCTCGCAGTACGACACCTTCGACGTGGAAGCGGAGGCGGCGGAGTCCCTGGGCTTCGACACCTACCAGGTGGACCTGGCCGCGCTGCTCAACGGCAACACCGAGCACGCGCTCGAGGCCGTGCCGAAGCGCGGCGGGCTCCGACTGCTCTATCGCGGGTGGATGCTCACCGAGGAGGAGTACGCCACGCTCGACGAAGCCCTCTCCGAGCGAGGGCACCGGCTGATGACCTCGCCGGACCAATACGCAGCCGCGCTGTACCTGCCACTCTGGTACCCCAACCTCTCGCGCTACACCGCGCGCTCCGTCTGGACGGAGGGCACCGACGCGGACGAGGCCTGGAGGGCGGCGCAGGCGCTCGGCCCTTCTCCGTGGATTCTCAAGGACCACGTGAAGTCCGCGAAGGAGCGCTGGGAGGAGGCCTGCTTCGTTCCCGCCCAGGCCACGCGCGAGGACTTCGCGCGCATCTGCGCCAACCTCGTGGAGGAGCGAGGGGAGCGCTTCGAGCGGGGACTCGTCGTCCGCAAGTACCTGCCCCTCAAGGTCTACGGCCGCACACCCACCGGGCCCGCGCACCTGGAGTTCCGCCTCTTCTTCGGGCACGGGCGACTGCTCGCCGCCGAGCAGCACCACGAGTTCGACGTCGACACGCCGGACTTCTCCGCCTTCGAGCCCCTGGGCCGCCGCATCGACTCCCCCTTCTTCTCCCTCGACGTCGCGATGCTCGAGGACGGCGGGTGGGCCGTCATCGAGGTGAACGACGGAGGAGTCTCTGGGCTCCCTCCGGGACTGGACCCGCGCGTCCTCTTCGAGCCGCTGCTGGGAGGCTCGTCGGGCCTCAGTCGCTCACGGACATGA
- a CDS encoding DUF11 domain-containing protein, with amino-acid sequence MLRIAVADDEVQPGQTLAFTHTFTNIFNSPLVASYASYPVSLPLTLTGCVPVEACTQVSGSYRISAAPPDLPLGEARTVTAYFTVSPSVPRGSRIGVVAGFSFRERGGTLRSGPMPGFDLYVPAQADIGVQLRAQAPLLGSNVLYTLAVRNDGPNDAWLTLVKTTLPASVLLVTPSSDDCSFDVGTREVLCGMYELAPGDSRSLSFTAYYGVLALGPLDATATTTQVDPADPNPQNDSSTASCTALTSLLISCP; translated from the coding sequence ATGTTACGAATCGCCGTCGCGGATGATGAGGTCCAGCCGGGGCAGACGCTGGCGTTTACCCATACGTTCACGAACATCTTCAACAGTCCGCTCGTGGCTTCGTATGCGAGTTATCCCGTCTCGCTTCCGTTGACGCTCACGGGGTGTGTGCCGGTGGAGGCTTGCACTCAGGTCTCGGGTTCCTATCGCATCTCCGCCGCGCCTCCGGACCTTCCATTGGGTGAGGCTCGTACCGTCACCGCGTACTTCACCGTGTCGCCTTCCGTGCCAAGGGGGAGTCGAATCGGTGTGGTGGCGGGGTTCTCCTTCCGAGAGAGGGGCGGCACTCTGCGCAGCGGTCCCATGCCGGGCTTTGACTTGTACGTCCCGGCTCAAGCGGACATCGGAGTCCAGTTGCGCGCGCAGGCGCCGCTCCTGGGGAGCAACGTGCTCTATACGTTGGCGGTGCGGAACGATGGGCCCAACGATGCATGGCTCACACTGGTGAAGACCACGCTTCCTGCTTCCGTGCTGCTGGTCACCCCCTCTTCGGACGATTGTTCGTTCGATGTGGGGACTCGGGAGGTTCTCTGCGGGATGTACGAACTGGCGCCGGGCGACTCCAGGAGCCTGTCGTTCACCGCATACTATGGGGTCCTGGCGCTGGGGCCGCTGGATGCGACAGCGACGACGACTCAAGTCGACCCAGCGGACCCCAATCCCCAGAACGACAGCTCGACGGCGTCTTGCACGGCCCTGACTTCGCTCTTGATTTCATGTCCGTGA
- a CDS encoding Na+/H+ antiporter — protein sequence MHFELAFVLIFAVATAVAIAARYFKIPYTVALVVAGLTLGAVRAFEPPHLTKELLFAIILPGLLFEAAFHVEFRKFWKNKVAIHSMAIPGVAASAGLTALILSPWVEGMDSAEGFGLIPALVFAAVIVSTDPIAVVGLFKSLGAPKRLLILVEGESLLNDGTAVVLFTLVVAVATGGQFTWGGAAFNFVKVVGMGMLVGSVVGYIAARVIQRVDDAMVEITCTVIAAYGSFVIAENFHYSGVIATVVAGMLCGNWATHEGMSPTTRVAVESFWEYWSFALNSVVFLLIGMEVQLGSLLASWKPILAAYVAVLVGRAVVVYGMSALLRLTSERLPWTWSAVLTWSGLRGAISMVLVLSLPSDFPHRELLVNMTFGVVVLSIIIQGLSMAPLLRKLGITGLKDAYQEQYELARGRLGSIHAALAALEGMRRSREIPGDVLNQLEKDYQAKESVTEKELTELKQQSMRFHEEEHQEAVRRMLIVEKEALLKSYQSATIGKEAFERLTAELDERIAQADAAENHTSAPAVPANPAGATGT from the coding sequence ATGCACTTCGAATTGGCCTTCGTCCTCATCTTCGCAGTCGCGACCGCGGTGGCCATCGCGGCGCGGTACTTCAAGATTCCCTACACGGTGGCCCTGGTGGTGGCGGGGCTGACGCTGGGCGCGGTGCGCGCCTTCGAGCCGCCGCATCTCACCAAGGAGTTGCTGTTCGCCATCATCCTCCCGGGCCTGCTCTTCGAGGCGGCGTTCCACGTCGAGTTCCGCAAGTTCTGGAAGAACAAGGTGGCCATCCACTCGATGGCCATCCCGGGTGTCGCCGCGTCGGCGGGGCTGACGGCGCTCATCCTCTCGCCCTGGGTGGAGGGGATGGATTCGGCGGAGGGCTTCGGGCTGATTCCGGCGCTGGTGTTCGCGGCGGTCATCGTCTCGACGGACCCCATCGCGGTGGTGGGCCTGTTCAAGTCGCTGGGCGCACCCAAGCGCCTGCTCATCCTCGTCGAGGGAGAGAGCCTGCTGAACGACGGCACCGCCGTGGTGCTCTTCACGCTGGTGGTGGCGGTGGCCACGGGCGGGCAGTTCACCTGGGGCGGTGCGGCCTTCAACTTCGTCAAGGTCGTGGGCATGGGCATGCTGGTGGGCAGCGTGGTGGGCTACATCGCCGCGCGCGTCATCCAGCGCGTGGACGACGCGATGGTGGAGATCACCTGCACGGTCATCGCGGCCTACGGCTCGTTCGTCATCGCGGAGAACTTCCACTACTCGGGCGTCATCGCGACGGTGGTGGCCGGCATGCTCTGCGGCAACTGGGCGACGCATGAGGGCATGAGCCCCACCACGCGCGTCGCGGTGGAGAGCTTCTGGGAGTACTGGTCCTTCGCGCTCAACTCGGTGGTGTTCCTCCTCATCGGCATGGAGGTGCAGCTGGGCTCGTTGCTCGCATCGTGGAAGCCCATCCTCGCGGCCTATGTGGCCGTGCTCGTGGGGCGCGCGGTGGTGGTGTACGGCATGTCCGCGCTCCTGCGGCTGACGTCCGAGCGACTGCCGTGGACCTGGAGCGCGGTGCTCACCTGGAGCGGCCTGCGCGGTGCCATCTCGATGGTGCTGGTGCTCAGCCTTCCCTCGGACTTCCCCCACCGGGAGCTCCTGGTGAACATGACGTTCGGCGTGGTGGTGCTGTCCATCATCATCCAGGGCCTCTCGATGGCGCCGCTGTTGCGCAAGCTGGGCATCACCGGGCTGAAGGATGCGTACCAGGAGCAGTACGAGCTCGCGCGAGGCCGCCTGGGCTCCATCCACGCCGCGCTCGCCGCGCTGGAGGGAATGCGCCGCTCCCGTGAGATTCCGGGGGACGTGCTGAACCAGCTCGAGAAGGACTATCAGGCGAAGGAGAGCGTGACGGAGAAGGAGCTCACGGAGCTCAAGCAGCAGTCGATGCGCTTCCACGAGGAGGAGCACCAGGAGGCGGTCCGCCGCATGCTCATCGTGGAGAAGGAGGCACTGCTCAAGTCCTACCAGTCCGCGACCATCGGCAAGGAAGCCTTCGAGCGGCTCACGGCGGAGCTGGACGAGCGCATCGCGCAAGCCGACGCGGCGGAGAACCACACGTCCGCGCCCGCGGTGCCTGCGAATCCCGCGGGCGCCACCGGAACCTGA
- the truA gene encoding tRNA pseudouridine(38-40) synthase TruA, which translates to MPRLKLTLEYEGTRYVGWQVQANGRSLQAVMEEALGTLLGEASVAVRSAGRTDSGVHATGQVICFDTERTLPMKAYVQGLNGILPPDVAVVSAEEAPEGFDPRRWSRGKRYRYRVNNRRTRSPLLRTTHWEVFTPLDVEAMRRAAVHLVGRHDFSAFRASDCQAKHAVREVRSLRIEGEPGGPIAFVVEGTAFLKHMVRNLVGTLVDVGKGKRPEAWVAEVLASGDRKRAGPTAPPQGLVMEEVFYGDGPPPRTSGGEADEDEG; encoded by the coding sequence ATGCCTCGGTTGAAGCTGACGCTCGAATACGAGGGCACGCGGTACGTGGGCTGGCAGGTGCAGGCCAATGGGCGCTCGCTCCAGGCGGTCATGGAGGAGGCCCTGGGCACGCTGCTCGGCGAAGCGTCCGTGGCTGTCCGCTCCGCGGGGCGCACGGACTCGGGGGTGCATGCGACGGGGCAGGTCATCTGCTTCGACACGGAACGCACGCTGCCGATGAAGGCGTATGTCCAGGGGCTCAACGGCATCCTGCCCCCGGATGTGGCGGTGGTGAGCGCGGAGGAGGCCCCCGAGGGGTTCGACCCGAGGCGCTGGTCTCGGGGCAAGCGTTACCGTTACCGGGTGAACAATCGCCGGACGCGGTCTCCGCTGCTGCGGACGACGCACTGGGAGGTGTTCACCCCGCTCGACGTGGAGGCGATGCGGAGGGCGGCGGTGCACCTGGTGGGGCGGCATGACTTCTCCGCGTTCCGGGCGTCGGACTGCCAGGCGAAGCACGCGGTCCGGGAGGTGCGCAGCCTGCGCATCGAAGGGGAGCCCGGGGGGCCCATCGCCTTCGTGGTGGAGGGCACGGCCTTCCTGAAGCACATGGTCCGCAACCTCGTCGGGACGCTGGTGGACGTGGGCAAGGGCAAGCGGCCGGAGGCATGGGTCGCCGAGGTGCTGGCCTCCGGGGACAGGAAGCGGGCGGGCCCCACCGCGCCGCCCCAGGGGTTGGTGATGGAGGAGGTCTTCTACGGGGATGGCCCGCCTCCTCGAACGAGTGGCGGCGAGGCAGACGAGGACGAGGGCTGA